A genomic window from Flavobacterium johnsoniae includes:
- the leuB gene encoding 3-isopropylmalate dehydrogenase, producing the protein MNLKIAVLPGDGIGPEVILQAKKALYAIGEVYNHEFVFEEALMGAVAIDKTGNPLPEQTLNLCLNTDAVLLGAIGDPKYDNNPNAKVRPEQGLLKLRKELGLFANIRPIKPYKALIEASPLKREIIEGADFTIFRELTGGAYFGTKTLNEEGTHASDLCEYSEEEITRIAHLAFQSAQKRRKKLTMVDKANVLETSRLWRKVVQKVSENYPDVKLDFLFVDNAAMQLILNPKQFDVILTENLFGDILSDEASVITGSIGLLPSVSLGSKNALFEPIHGSYPQAKGKNIANPIASILAAALLLEHFGLTKEAHVIYKAVEKAIEYKVVTVDLKPDSKFGTNEVGEFVSNFIFSKDDLLYFNNDNVSIGQSTIV; encoded by the coding sequence ATGAATTTAAAAATTGCAGTTTTACCAGGAGATGGAATTGGGCCTGAAGTAATTTTACAAGCTAAGAAAGCTTTGTATGCCATTGGCGAAGTGTACAATCACGAATTTGTTTTTGAAGAAGCCCTTATGGGAGCGGTTGCTATCGATAAAACGGGAAATCCTTTACCAGAACAAACACTGAACCTCTGTTTAAATACAGATGCAGTTTTGCTTGGTGCAATTGGAGATCCGAAATACGATAATAACCCAAATGCAAAAGTCCGTCCGGAACAAGGATTACTGAAACTTCGTAAAGAATTAGGCTTATTTGCTAATATTCGTCCTATAAAACCTTATAAAGCCTTAATTGAAGCTTCTCCTTTGAAAAGAGAAATTATTGAAGGTGCTGATTTTACCATTTTTAGAGAATTAACTGGCGGAGCTTATTTTGGAACTAAAACATTAAATGAAGAAGGAACACATGCTTCGGATTTATGTGAATATTCAGAAGAAGAAATTACCAGAATTGCACATCTGGCTTTTCAATCGGCACAAAAACGACGCAAAAAGTTGACAATGGTTGACAAAGCAAATGTTTTGGAAACTTCTAGATTGTGGAGAAAAGTAGTTCAGAAAGTGAGCGAAAATTATCCAGATGTTAAGCTTGATTTCTTATTTGTGGATAACGCAGCAATGCAGCTGATTTTGAATCCGAAACAATTTGATGTGATTTTGACTGAGAACTTGTTCGGAGATATTTTATCAGATGAAGCAAGTGTTATTACAGGTTCTATTGGTTTATTGCCATCAGTATCTTTAGGATCGAAAAATGCTTTGTTTGAGCCAATTCACGGATCATATCCGCAAGCAAAAGGTAAAAATATTGCAAATCCTATTGCTTCGATTTTGGCAGCGGCACTTTTGTTAGAACATTTTGGATTAACTAAAGAAGCTCATGTAATCTATAAAGCAGTAGAAAAAGCAATTGAATATAAAGTAGTTACTGTTGATTTAAAACCAGATTCAAAATTCGGTACAAATGAAGTAGGAGAGTTCGTTTCTAATTTCATTTTCAGTAAAGACGATTTGCTGTATTTTAATAATGATAATGTTAGTATTGGGCAATCGACAATTGTTTAA
- the ilvB gene encoding biosynthetic-type acetolactate synthase large subunit, whose amino-acid sequence MRISGAEAVIRCLLEEGVDLVYGYPGGAIMPVYDELYKFQDKLHHVLVRHEQGATHAAQGYARATGKVGVAIATSGPGATNLVTGIADAQIDSTPMVCITGQVGRHLLGSDAFQETDIIGISTPVTKWNFQVTEASQIPEIIAKAFYIARSGRPGPVLIDITKNAQFDEFDFSYEKCTGIRSYIPVPKLNLDKVAEAAALINSAKKPLIVFGQGIILGQAEAEFKAVIEKSGIPSAWTILGLSALPTDHPLNVGMLGMHGNYAPNLMTNECDVLIAFGMRFDDRVTGKLATYAKQAKVIHFEIDPAEIDKNVKTEIAVLGDVKESLAALLPLLDAKSHDLWLNEFKALREVEFNSVIKEELNPTNGKGISMGETIEMINKHSKGDAIIVSDVGQHQMFACRYAKFNSTKSNITSGGLGTMGFALPAAIGAKMGKPEREVVAIIGDGGFQMTIQELGTIFQTQVPVKIVILNNEFLGMVRQWQELFFDNRYASTKMINPNFVAIAEGYHIKSKKVTSRDDLDEAVAEMLASKESYFLEVMVEKENNVFPMIPTGACVSEIRLS is encoded by the coding sequence ATGAGAATATCAGGGGCAGAAGCCGTTATAAGATGTTTGTTAGAAGAAGGAGTAGATTTGGTTTATGGTTATCCAGGTGGAGCAATCATGCCAGTTTACGACGAGTTATATAAATTTCAAGATAAATTACACCACGTTTTAGTACGTCACGAACAAGGTGCGACACATGCAGCTCAAGGTTATGCAAGAGCTACAGGAAAAGTAGGAGTGGCAATTGCTACTTCTGGACCAGGAGCAACTAATTTAGTTACGGGAATCGCTGATGCACAGATCGATTCAACTCCAATGGTTTGTATTACAGGTCAAGTTGGAAGACATTTATTAGGTTCTGATGCATTTCAGGAAACTGATATTATCGGAATCTCAACTCCTGTAACGAAATGGAATTTTCAGGTAACTGAAGCTTCCCAGATTCCTGAAATTATTGCAAAAGCATTTTATATTGCTCGTTCTGGACGTCCAGGGCCTGTATTAATTGATATTACTAAAAATGCTCAGTTTGATGAGTTTGATTTTAGTTATGAAAAATGTACAGGAATTAGAAGCTATATTCCAGTTCCGAAATTAAACTTAGATAAAGTTGCCGAAGCTGCGGCTTTAATTAACTCTGCAAAGAAACCATTAATCGTTTTCGGGCAAGGAATTATTTTGGGTCAAGCCGAAGCTGAATTTAAAGCGGTAATCGAAAAATCTGGAATTCCGTCTGCATGGACTATTTTAGGATTATCAGCTTTGCCGACAGATCACCCATTAAATGTTGGAATGTTAGGAATGCACGGAAATTATGCACCTAATTTAATGACTAACGAATGTGATGTTTTAATTGCTTTCGGAATGCGTTTTGACGACCGTGTTACTGGAAAATTAGCGACTTATGCAAAACAGGCAAAAGTAATTCACTTCGAAATTGATCCTGCTGAAATCGATAAAAACGTAAAAACAGAAATCGCTGTTTTAGGTGATGTTAAAGAATCTTTAGCTGCATTATTACCATTATTAGATGCGAAATCGCATGATTTATGGCTTAACGAATTTAAAGCTTTAAGAGAAGTTGAATTCAATTCTGTAATCAAAGAAGAATTAAATCCAACAAACGGCAAAGGAATTTCGATGGGAGAAACTATCGAAATGATCAATAAACATTCAAAAGGTGATGCCATTATCGTTTCAGATGTTGGTCAGCACCAGATGTTTGCTTGCCGTTATGCTAAATTTAATTCAACAAAAAGTAATATTACTTCTGGAGGTTTAGGTACAATGGGATTTGCACTTCCAGCTGCAATTGGAGCAAAAATGGGGAAACCAGAACGCGAAGTAGTAGCGATTATTGGTGATGGAGGTTTCCAAATGACAATTCAGGAATTGGGTACAATTTTCCAAACTCAAGTTCCAGTTAAGATTGTTATTTTAAATAATGAATTTTTAGGAATGGTACGTCAATGGCAGGAATTGTTTTTTGACAACCGATATGCATCAACAAAAATGATCAATCCAAATTTTGTTGCAATAGCTGAAGGATACCATATTAAATCTAAAAAAGTAACGAGTCGCGATGATTTAGACGAAGCAGTTGCAGAAATGCTAGCTTCTAAAGAATCTTACTTCTTAGAAGTCATGGTGGAAAAGGAAAATAATGTTTTTCCAATGATTCCAACAGGAGCGTGTGTTTCAGAAATTAGATTAAGCTAA
- the ilvN gene encoding acetolactate synthase small subunit yields MEDKTFTISVYSENNVGLLNRISGIFLKRHINILSLNVSESEIENVSRFIIVVNTTEKWVQNIVGQIEKQIEVIKAFYHTDEETIFLENALFKIASSLLFDEKQIQNIIKESQSTIVTVSRDFFVISKSGRRSEIEELYEKFKPYGIMQFVRSGRISVSKQKMEISALLETFK; encoded by the coding sequence ATGGAAGATAAAACATTTACCATATCGGTATACTCAGAAAATAACGTGGGATTGTTGAATAGAATATCTGGAATATTCTTAAAGCGCCACATTAATATATTAAGTCTAAATGTTTCAGAATCAGAAATAGAGAATGTTTCGAGATTTATCATTGTAGTAAATACTACAGAGAAATGGGTTCAGAATATTGTAGGCCAAATTGAAAAACAAATTGAAGTTATAAAAGCATTTTATCATACAGATGAAGAAACTATTTTCTTAGAAAATGCTCTGTTTAAAATTGCCTCAAGTTTGTTGTTTGACGAAAAACAAATTCAGAATATCATCAAAGAAAGCCAGTCTACTATTGTAACGGTTTCTCGTGATTTCTTCGTTATTTCAAAATCAGGAAGACGTTCTGAAATTGAAGAATTATACGAAAAATTCAAACCATACGGAATTATGCAGTTTGTACGTTCGGGAAGAATTTCAGTTTCAAAACAAAAAATGGAGATTTCTGCTTTGCTAGAAACCTTTAA
- the ilvD gene encoding dihydroxy-acid dehydratase, with amino-acid sequence MELNKYSKTITQDQTQPAAQAMLYGIGLTEEDLKKAQVGIVSMGYDGNTCNMHLNDLAKDVKKGVWDADLVGLIFNTIGVSDGISNGTEGMRYSLVSRDVIADSIETVAGAQWYDSIIAIPGCDKNMPGALIAMGRLNRPSMMIYGGSIHSGKWKGESLNIVSAFEALGKKVKGEITPEDFKGVIQNACPGAGACGGMYTANTMSSAIEALGMSLPYSSSNPALSQEKRDECLAAGKAIKILLEKDIKPRDIMSRKAFENAITIVAVLGGSTNAVMHLIAMAHSVGITITLDDFQAINDRTPVLADMKPSGKYMMEDIHEVGGIPSVMKYLLKVGLIHGDCLTVTGKTVAENLASTPDLQDGQEVIHEIQKALKPTGNIQVLYGNLASEGAVAKISGKEGEYFEGPAVVFEGEFEVIPGLQAGKIKPGNVVVIRGCGPKGGPGMPEMLKPTSAIIGAGLGSSCALITDGRFSGGSHGFVVGHVTPEAYDGGGIALVKDGDMIAIDAIKNTIDLKISDEEFAARKAAWVQPKLKVDRGVLLKYARSVSSASTGCVTDN; translated from the coding sequence ATGGAATTAAATAAGTACAGCAAGACCATCACCCAAGATCAAACACAGCCTGCAGCGCAAGCCATGTTGTACGGAATTGGTTTAACTGAAGAAGATTTAAAGAAAGCACAAGTTGGAATCGTGAGCATGGGTTACGATGGTAACACTTGCAACATGCACTTGAATGATTTAGCAAAAGATGTTAAAAAAGGTGTTTGGGATGCAGATCTTGTCGGACTTATTTTCAATACCATTGGTGTCAGTGACGGTATTTCTAACGGAACTGAAGGTATGCGTTACTCATTAGTTTCTCGTGATGTAATTGCAGATTCTATCGAAACTGTTGCTGGAGCGCAATGGTACGACAGTATTATTGCAATTCCTGGTTGTGATAAAAATATGCCAGGAGCATTAATTGCAATGGGAAGATTAAACCGTCCATCAATGATGATTTACGGTGGTTCTATTCACTCTGGAAAATGGAAAGGAGAATCATTAAACATTGTTTCTGCTTTTGAAGCTTTAGGAAAAAAAGTAAAAGGCGAAATTACTCCAGAAGATTTTAAAGGTGTTATTCAGAATGCTTGTCCAGGCGCTGGAGCTTGTGGTGGTATGTATACTGCAAACACAATGTCTTCTGCTATTGAAGCATTAGGAATGAGTTTGCCTTACAGTTCTTCTAATCCAGCTTTAAGTCAAGAAAAAAGAGATGAATGTCTTGCTGCTGGTAAAGCAATTAAAATTTTATTAGAAAAAGATATTAAGCCAAGAGACATTATGAGTCGTAAAGCTTTCGAAAATGCTATTACAATTGTAGCGGTTTTAGGAGGTTCTACAAATGCTGTTATGCACTTAATCGCAATGGCACATTCTGTTGGCATCACAATCACTTTGGATGATTTTCAGGCAATTAATGACAGAACTCCTGTTCTTGCTGATATGAAACCAAGTGGTAAATATATGATGGAAGATATTCATGAAGTTGGAGGAATTCCTTCGGTAATGAAATATTTATTGAAAGTTGGATTGATTCACGGAGATTGTTTAACTGTAACAGGAAAAACTGTTGCTGAGAATTTAGCTTCGACTCCTGATTTACAAGACGGACAAGAAGTAATTCACGAAATTCAAAAAGCATTAAAACCGACTGGAAATATTCAGGTTTTATACGGAAATCTTGCTTCTGAAGGTGCTGTAGCAAAAATCAGTGGTAAAGAAGGAGAATATTTCGAAGGACCAGCTGTAGTTTTTGAAGGTGAGTTTGAAGTAATTCCAGGTCTTCAAGCCGGAAAAATTAAACCAGGTAATGTAGTCGTCATTAGGGGTTGTGGACCAAAAGGTGGTCCGGGAATGCCTGAAATGCTGAAACCTACATCTGCCATTATTGGTGCTGGATTAGGAAGCAGCTGTGCACTAATTACAGACGGTAGATTCTCGGGTGGTTCGCACGGTTTCGTGGTAGGACACGTTACACCAGAAGCATATGACGGTGGTGGTATTGCACTAGTAAAAGATGGAGATATGATCGCTATCGACGCTATAAAAAATACAATCGACCTGAAGATATCTGACGAAGAATTTGCAGCTAGAAAAGCGGCTTGGGTTCAGCCGAAATTAAAAGTTGACAGAGGGGTTTTACTTAAATACGCTAGATCGGTTTCTAGTGCATCAACAGGATGTGTAACCGATAATTAA